The stretch of DNA CTTTTGAACTCCAGATCCCGCATGAAGACTGGAGTTTGGTCTTCCCGGAACTCAACGCAATCTTGCAAACCCTCCACGTCTGTGGTACCAACAGTCAAGGGCCACGCACGGCCTCGACCTGACCTACGCAGAGGATGTTCCGCCCCGACCGCATGACGCTACCGCGCACACGACACATTGCATCCTGGCAGACACGATTGATCAGTGCCACGCTGGGTTTCTGCGCCCTCGGATCGTTGGCCGCCTGCACTGAACGACCGCAGGAAGAGCCGGTAATCGCCATGATCAACGGCCGATCCATCACCCAATCCGAATTCGACATCCGCTGGGAAGACCTTTCGCAAGCCACACGCACGCGTTACGAAAAGGACGGCGGAAAACGCCGCTTTCTAGACGAATTGATTATGCGCGAGTTGCTGATGCAGGAAGCGCGCAAGCAGGGGCTGGATCAGTCCGATGAGATTCGCGAAAAGACCCTGCGCTACCGCGAACAGTTGATTCTGGATGAGTTGCTCAAAGACCGCATCAAGACCAAGGTCGAAGTCAGCAAAGAAGAATTGGACGCCTACCTCGGGAAACATGCCAATCAACTCCTGGCCAATCCCAAGGTGCAAGTATCGATCATGCTGCTCCCGAACGTCTACGCGGCCAAAGATTTGAAACGGCAGGTCGAAGCCGGCGGCAACTTCACGCGATTCGCCCTCCGGTACTCCATCGACGAACGGAGCCGTGCCAAAGGCGGCGACCTGGGCCCCTATAAGAGAGGCCTGCTGGAACCGGAACTCGATGCACTGATCCCGTCGCTCCACCCCGGAGTCATCAGTGATCCGATCAAGACCGACAAGGGCTATTACCTCATGAAGGTCAGCCCTCTGGAACCCGAAATTCTTCAGGCAGACCAGGCCACCCGCGAACGACTCCGGCAGGAACTGTTGGCCGAGAAACGCCGGAAACGTCTGGATGATGTGTTTGCGGAACTTCGTACTGGTGCCACCATCCGCCTAGCCGACGCCGCTCGTTACGTGACCGATGAACCACCGAACCCGTAACGACCCGCGCACTCGCCTCCCGCAAACCTTCCGTCTTCAGCTGTTCGCGTTTTTCAGCTCCGGAACGCTCCCCTTCTGAAGCTCCGATTGTGTACAATCCAGCAACCCTATGAACGATCAATCGCTGTTCGCCTACACGTGCCTCCACGCCCGTCGGCTCTTCTCGACCTTGAAAGGAACGTCCTTCGCCGCACCCGTTCGTAGCGCAACCGGTGTCACAACCGGCGCGCTCTGTTTCTGCCTCTGCGTACTCTTCAGCCCAACCTCCAAGGCGGATGCCGCCAAACTGGAAGATCGCATTGTAGCAGTCGTCAATTCCGACCTGATCATGCTCTCGGAATTGAAACGCGACCTCCTGCCTGAGCAGGACCGGCTGCGCAAGCTTTACAAGGGCGATGACCTGGAGCGCCGCCTCAGCACGGCTGAGGCCATGGGCGTGACGAAAATGATCGAACGCAAACTGCAATTGCAGGCTGCGAAAAACAAAGGTGTGGATGTATCGGATCAGGAAGTCGTGCAGGCGGTCGAAGAGATGAAAAAGCAGGGGGAGGCCATCGACAGCGCCGACCCGAACACCGCGAAGAACGTCCGTGAGCAGTTGACCTTGATGCGGGTCGTCGACCGGGAAGTCCGCGGCCTGATTATGGTGGCCGTCTCAGAAATGAAACGGTATTACCAGGAGCACCAGGATCGGTTTGCCTACCCCGAGGAATACCAACTGAGCCAGATTCTGATCAAGCCGCGCACACCGGACGGCCTATCTGCCGCCCACGGACGAGCCGAAGCGCTCCTGGCGACCCTCAAGCAGGGAGAATCGTTCGAGGATCTGGCCTTGCGCTTTTCCGATGGAGTAGATGCCTCACGTGGAGGACGGTTAGGCCTGGTTCGACAAGGGGAGTTGATCCCCGCGCTGGAGCAGGCGCTGACCTCGGTGGACGTGGGAAAGATCACGGGCATTGTAGAAACGGCGGAGGGACTTCACATTGTGCGGGTCGACGATAAAAAGCCGCGGCAGTTTCGCCCCTTTGAACAGGTGAAGACCGAAATCCAATCACTCGTGTTTCAACAAAAAACCGAGGATCAGTACCAGATCTGGATGGCCGAGTTGAAAAACAAAGCCTACATCGAGATCAAGTTCTAAACTGCGTACGAATCTCCCCCCACAAGGCGTCCCGCCCCTCATGGGTTTCAGCCGAGTACAGCACAATCGGGACTTCCGGCCCCAGTCCGCAGGCCGTTCGCACGGTGGCGAGGCTGGGCGCCCGCTCACTCTGCCGCAATTTATCGGCTTTCGTCAGGACGATGATCATTCCACACCCGAGGGACTGGACCCACTGTACCGTCAGCACATCCTGCGGCATCCACACTCGCGCCTCGATCAACAGGATCACGGCGCCGAGGGACTGTCGCTGCTCGAGATACTGCTCGATCATCGGGCCCCACTGCGCCCGCATGGTCTTGGACACCTTGGCGTACCCGTATCCCGGCAAATCCACCAGCGACAGCAGGGAGAGCTTCGGATCCGATGTGCGGACCGTGAAAAAATTCACGGCGCGTGTTTTCCCCGGCGTCTTACTGACCTTCGCCAGCTTCTTGCGATGGAGCAAAGAATTGATCAACGACGACTTGCCGACATTCGATCGCCCGACGAACGCGATCTCCGGCAACCGGTCGGGAGGAAACTGTTCTGGAGACACCGAACTTTTGATAAACTCAGCGCTGAGTAGTTTCATGGTGGTCAACCGCGTACCGTCATGCGGGATGTACGTTCACCTCCGGAAACACGAGCCGGACCGGCGGAACACCTCGTGTCCTCATAGATAGAGTGTTGGGAATGAGCAAGTCAACTGGCAGTCTGTTCGGCCGCATCCTGTTGTGGGGAACCATCCTGGTCGGGCTTCCCGCGGCGGCCTTGGGATTGTATTGGCTGGTGACACTGCCGGATGTCTCCCACCTGGCCAAACATCACCCCGCGGAAACGGCCTTGATGGAGGCACGGCGGGCCCAGGCCAAGGAGCAAGGTCGTGCGCTACATCCGCAATTGGTCTGGGTGCCGTTGTCACGAATCGCCCCCGCACTCCAACGAGCCGTGGTGGCGGCAGAGGACGCCTCGTTCTTCGCTCACGAGGGGTTCGATTGGGAAGGCATCAAAGATGCCGCGCTGTATAACCTGGAGGTCGGTGAATTCAAACGCGGCGGCAGTACCATCACCCAACAGCTGGCAAAGAATCTCTACCTCTCGTCGGAACGCTCCCTACTGCGCAAAGCCCGCGAAGCACTCATCACTCGATCCTTGGAGCACCATTTGACGAAAGAACGGATTCTCGAATTGTATCTGAATGTCGCCGAATGGGGGCAGGGCGTGTTTGGCGCAGAAGCGGCGGCGCGACACCATTTCGGAAAATCAGCCAAGGAACTGACAATCGACGAAGCCGCTCTGTTGGCGGCGATTCTGCCCTCCCCGCGCCGTTATGACCCGATCCGCCATACCGCCTACTTAAATCGCCGCCAACACCACATCGTCCGATGGCTGGAACGGGGCAACGGACGCAGGGCCAGCTCACTCACGACGAATCGACAGACGCCCGACCCGCACGACGTCGCGCCTCCTGAAGACTGAGCCACACGTGCATCAACCCCGTCTTCACGTTGCGGGGGAGGGTCCTCGCTACTCGGAATCCCCGACCGCCGACACATCTCGTTCC from Nitrospira sp. encodes:
- a CDS encoding peptidylprolyl isomerase; protein product: MTLPRTRHIASWQTRLISATLGFCALGSLAACTERPQEEPVIAMINGRSITQSEFDIRWEDLSQATRTRYEKDGGKRRFLDELIMRELLMQEARKQGLDQSDEIREKTLRYREQLILDELLKDRIKTKVEVSKEELDAYLGKHANQLLANPKVQVSIMLLPNVYAAKDLKRQVEAGGNFTRFALRYSIDERSRAKGGDLGPYKRGLLEPELDALIPSLHPGVISDPIKTDKGYYLMKVSPLEPEILQADQATRERLRQELLAEKRRKRLDDVFAELRTGATIRLADAARYVTDEPPNP
- a CDS encoding peptidyl-prolyl cis-trans isomerase, with product MNDQSLFAYTCLHARRLFSTLKGTSFAAPVRSATGVTTGALCFCLCVLFSPTSKADAAKLEDRIVAVVNSDLIMLSELKRDLLPEQDRLRKLYKGDDLERRLSTAEAMGVTKMIERKLQLQAAKNKGVDVSDQEVVQAVEEMKKQGEAIDSADPNTAKNVREQLTLMRVVDREVRGLIMVAVSEMKRYYQEHQDRFAYPEEYQLSQILIKPRTPDGLSAAHGRAEALLATLKQGESFEDLALRFSDGVDASRGGRLGLVRQGELIPALEQALTSVDVGKITGIVETAEGLHIVRVDDKKPRQFRPFEQVKTEIQSLVFQQKTEDQYQIWMAELKNKAYIEIKF
- the yihA gene encoding ribosome biogenesis GTP-binding protein YihA/YsxC; the protein is MKLLSAEFIKSSVSPEQFPPDRLPEIAFVGRSNVGKSSLINSLLHRKKLAKVSKTPGKTRAVNFFTVRTSDPKLSLLSLVDLPGYGYAKVSKTMRAQWGPMIEQYLEQRQSLGAVILLIEARVWMPQDVLTVQWVQSLGCGMIIVLTKADKLRQSERAPSLATVRTACGLGPEVPIVLYSAETHEGRDALWGEIRTQFRT
- the mtgA gene encoding monofunctional biosynthetic peptidoglycan transglycosylase, with product MSKSTGSLFGRILLWGTILVGLPAAALGLYWLVTLPDVSHLAKHHPAETALMEARRAQAKEQGRALHPQLVWVPLSRIAPALQRAVVAAEDASFFAHEGFDWEGIKDAALYNLEVGEFKRGGSTITQQLAKNLYLSSERSLLRKAREALITRSLEHHLTKERILELYLNVAEWGQGVFGAEAAARHHFGKSAKELTIDEAALLAAILPSPRRYDPIRHTAYLNRRQHHIVRWLERGNGRRASSLTTNRQTPDPHDVAPPED